The window AAAAACATAACAGGTTAAAAGAAAAAGTGAACAAAGGGTTTCAACCCATGTTCAACGACCTCCACTGGTACATTCACGGGCAAAGTGACCATCCTcaccacacttgtagcagccaCCGCCGCCGCCTCCACCGCCGCCACCACCGAACCTGCCACCGACACCGCCGCCTCCACTCTGGCTACAGTCCCTAGCGAAGTGACCAGATTCACCACACTTGAAGCAACCGCTTCCTCCACCACTTCCACCACCTCCGTAGCCACCGCCTCCACCGTAGCCACCTCCACCGCCGCCATAACGGCTACCTCCACCGTAGCCGCCTCCACCACCATAGCCTCCGTCACCGCCACCATATCCACGGCTACCACCACGGCCACCTCCACCGTATCCACCACTGCCGCCTCCATAACCACCACCACCGCGACCGCCGCCGCCACCGCCGCCGCCACGACCACCTTGAACGGCCGCACCATCAGGGCCGGTAACATCAACAGCCTTTGTACGGCCGTCACCTCcagactcaacttcgaactcaACGGTTTCCCCTTCAGCTAGGCTACGGAAACCCTCAGATCTGATACCTGACTGGTGAACGAACAGATCTTCGCCGCCGTCATCGGGAGTGATGAAACCAAAACCTTTTTGGTCACTGAACCACTTGACGGTTCCCTTAGCCCTCTGTCCACTCTCCTCAGCCATTCTCACAGAAACCCTAAAAAGCTTAAAACCCTAAAACCCTTTTGTGTTCTCTTGGTTATGTCACCGTGTATTTTCCTCTAAGAAACAGCTGATTATATAGTGGAGCGCAGTGCCACGTTTTCGGGGTGAATTAGTGGGCCCAGAAGACTGTGGGCCATGTTTATTTATGGGGAATTCAATCGACGGCTGGAAATTCTCGAGGAAATTAAACGGTCAGGGTCATAAGTTTGAACCGAGGGTAAGACCAATGGTCAAATTTCATTTGAACTGGCGATTTTATCCTCCTTGTTCAATGAATGGAATGGGACTGCTTTGTTGGTTATTGGGGATAGTTTAGTCATTTTAATAGATCATGCAGAAAATGTTGCTGTTATATCTGTATAGCAGTCAAAGAGTTTTGTCTGTCAAAATGTTCAGGTAAAAAATAGGCCTGTAAAGTAGAGTATAGAGGCTAGCGAGTTTATTCCATTTTTATCCTTATCCAACTACCTCTTCCACTCAGTCTCactattattaatttaattacagAAATAATTAATTTCGAAATTGCTAATTTCAGattaaaaaattcaacaaaatgcGAAATAGAACAATCTCGCATTTAATCATATCTCACATGCCAAACGATACCTTAATGTTTTTATCAGTGAACTAAATTATTGACGTACAAGGCCTTGTTGAATGTGATAAAATTGGGGTTTCCATTTAAATGTAAGtgcattaatatttttattaattttgtatttaAGGTGATGGTGTCAAGACCATAGAATAATAGTAGTAGGAATAATGGTATCATATGTCTTCAAacaggagtagaattcctatctTCCACTACATAATCTTCAATTGTTATCCTTTGCAGTTGCATATTTTATTTGTCTATGGAACTTctttatttcaattataaatgaacaaattagtaatattttatagtATCAAAATATGTTATGAATGGCTAAGTGGGCACGGTCATGCACATGTTTCGAAAGCTAGCAAATTAAGAGTCTGTTTGGATTGGATGAAAAAGTGATTTTTCAACATaaatagtgtcacacctcctttttgcgcgcccgccccgaatgGTTAAATGCGCGAgcgagtttttccaatttaagtgacaatattcgaaatggaattatttatttaattcagaatcgccacttgggaaaggtttggcttttggtgtcccaagtcaccggtttatcttgaatcccaaatcgaggaaattttcgactttccaaatgaagtctgcgaaccagaaattctaagtaaggaattctgttgacccgaaggaaggtgttaggcaccctcgaatcccgtggttctagcacggtcgcttaaattataatggctaaatatctgatttaaatacatgttgtgacttatgtgcttttattaagtttaaaccgcttttattattatcatttattttttatagaattgcaacgtcgtgaaaatgcatctcgaaccacgtcacaatcaatgcacccgtagttgttaatacatttcgactccgttgagatttgaatttgggtcacataaatgcgcacccgaatttaagaatgtaatttaattaagtcgcgcctaaagagtctaacgcgttattatctttggggaaggcagtgaaattcactaaacagtccatcccaaattctaagtatttattatgatcaattattgagggccccgcaatttgcatttttatttggcgaggctcgtctcattattttttaaaagggataatcttagcatgactacattttctattttttttttgttttctaaaataaatgaagataaggtcctactttatttacatactttcgagttattatggtTAAGTTTCAAAAGTGAGTTGTTTAAGGAGTTTGCATGGCAACGCTTAGAacattctacatacagacagtaaaagaaggaaaagactacattaaattacaacttAAAATCTTTCTCATTTGTTTGCATTCATGCCTCGAGTgacttacaagatgaaccagtgtatcagtttgtgtacctggtatttgggaaagcaaggaaagaagatgaagatcagtagaagcagcagtagtgtaaatacacagcaacaacaacaacccaacatCAACAAATTCGAatcagattcaaggcccagaaaactttgaggaaaaaccgaacaactcaatagaataaacccaaaagtttgtaagcaaactaaacagcaacaaaccAGGCGTGTATTAAACCCGAGACTAAACTCGCTTCtccctttgtttttgttttcttttttttttaactctcTAACACTCTTGGGATTTTCGGAATGTCTTCCTCTCTCAAATTAATACTCAAAAATCTTTCAAGTTCAGTCTAAGTTTTTTTCTCTCAAGTCTTAGTTCTCTTTGAATGTTCAAgtctctatttataacaagaatcttgtcttgaatccccaaccccaaatattcccccaattgcatgttttgtccccactacttaatgttttctttattttaaactcttgtcccccatgcttagcataaataattacattattctcaccccactacattatgtcttgtcctccactatattaaacaattatatcaaaaccccaccccattacatcttgtcccccatgcttaacataaagaattacattattcacccactaatttatgtcttgtcccccattatattaaacaattatatcaacctcATCTCATTACATCTTGCCCCCCATGCTTAacttaaataaatgttcaaatgttcaattccaaaagTACCCCTCCGACTTtactgcaattaccattttacccctgaacgtactgaaatttaccaaactaccgcCATCAGCTATAATCAaatcacctaatcaatctcaaccaaaatacagcaaatatgaccaatttctaaacaaatttcaacaacaaatctcatgaacatatatagaaccattcaacttcaaattaatgggaataagttaaccatattgggaaccaatcctggttaacttagaccaaaaaatgaatgagaaaagagacaacaatatcaacaacaaaaatacatgattcaaactaatcaacaaatcaaaaaccaaaacaaactcacattaaatcactggattaaaaacgaacttcaaacaaagaatgaACATgcattaaatctattttaaacaacaaacgtGACGGATTCAAATTATTTAAActaacattaacaatttctgaaaaaatacataacacataaaacaaactgaagaaataattaattaaacttcaatttgaatctaccaaacattaaactaacaatttcacatgaacaaactgaaaaattaacaaaacaatgaacacgaacaaaacaaacatttaccgattttagatttgagaatatcaaaaataaaatacggacaaaagtgaaactcaaaacccactaaccggattgaaacgacgaacaacgactgaccaacgacgaactcgaactatGTATGGACTGTTTCAACAAACCTCGACCAAAGCTTGAACAAACGAGATGGTTGAGTCTCGTTTTTGGACTGGACTGAAAGCGACGAACCCAAATGTGAAGCAGCAGCGATGGAGTTTGGTCTTTAGTCAGATGCTCGATGAGGCTGGATGCAGCAGGAGCAGCAGAAGAAACAGCAACGCAGCAGCCATGCTGATAGTTAATGGCGGACGGGGTAGTCGTTTGACGTGAGGTTGAGGAAGAAGAAAGGGGCAGCCACGGTCGAAGTTGGACGAAGCAGCAGCAGCCATGGTTGCTTGGGGTCGTTCATGGCTGTCGTTGGACGATGGTGAAGCTGGAGTTCATGTTGTGCATGCGTGTGTGTGTTGAAGGAGAAGAGGCGGGCAACTATGGGAGCTGGAGTCTCGAGGGTTTGTTTGGACGGAGAAGAAAACGAAGCAGCGGCAACAACTGGTCGTAAGGAGGAGGCTGATGGACTGGAGGGTGGTCGACGATGAAGATGAAGCCATGGCTGCTAGGGAGGGGAACTTGGGGAAGCttttggagaggaagaagaaagagaggGGGGCGGGTAGGTTCTTTAGGGTTTGGGggatacaaaaaatgaaaatgaagaaaaagggttgggcgggtggtttagttatggggcggaccgggttgacccaggttgaaatggaccgggtcatggggaaggttgagtattttttgggcttgtggcttgaatttgaagaagagcccaattccgattttctttatatttttgctcttttttcttcttttatttttctaaactaaattctaaaaatccttaaattattattaagttataaaagcgcatattaactcccaataacaactaacgcataattaagtaataattaagcataaaattgtatatttggacattaaatgctaaaaatgcaaaagatgcctatttttgtattttttaattttttgtaaaacaaacttaattactaacaattgtagaattaaatcctacatgcaaagtgtaacatatttttgtattttttattaatttaacaaataaacatgcacagacaaatacaaataattatccaaaaatgtcacaaaaattttcaaaattgcacaccaaggaaaatcattttattttgaattttttgggagtaattctttcatagggcaaaaatcacgtgcttacagctgcccctctttgcccgaagacacgaagggttttcgtacaaagataaggtgagcgatttttgcccatccgagtactccgtgtgaagcgttttttgaaaaatatttaaccgaacctttgtttcaaaggtttcctacatatccctggctaaaggggaatcaggttaatgtagttcgggaaattttggtagctgggactaccatgggattgcaatgcttgcagTTACTGCTATTGTTGTTGCCACTACTGCTTTACTGgcctccttattacaaccaaagaaaattgaaactgaactaactacgtacgcctgtcaaccgctagttacaagattcctatctataattcttttgcaacttgatcttgggtcttagctgattctgcttgtagacttcgatctgaatcctgatgctcgcaagttgtaggcgcttgtttatttctgcagtattgagtgaaacgggattggcggagctcgggaatttgatcaaattttgagcgacctgccctttgtttgttccaatatttgggaacatcttctttttgttcttttcttcttttctttattctggattgagactcaaaccgtaggtcatctcgatccatgcgtctcgaggtcagacctgctgagacaaacaaaacaaacgaacgaaatttttctgccccagtttcactaggaaaatttcgtgagttaatcgCCATAATAATCTATAGGATTGATGAGGGGATGGGACAACTTTAGTCTAAaaagcgcaactcagggattggagccctaatgtcgcaaaaggtaaaaatgcgcaactaagggattggagccctaatgttggctaaatggaaaagtgctcaactcagggattggagccctaatgtcggctaacagaaaaatgcttagttcagggattggagccctaatgctggctaacagaaaaaatgctcagttcaggggttggagccctaatgctggctaacagaaaaacgctcagttcagggattggagccctaatgctggctacaaaaatgctcaactcagggatcggagccctaatgtcggctaacagaaaaatgctcagttcaggggttggagccctaatgctggctaaatggaaaagtgctcaactcagggattggagccctaatgtcggctaacagaaaaacactcaattcagggattggagccctaatgctggctaaatggaaaagtgctcaaatcagggattggaaccctaatgtcggctagcagaaaaaatgctcagttcaggggttggagccctaatgctggctagcaaaaaaaatgctcagttcagggattggagcctaatgtcggctaaatggaaaagcgctcaactcagggattggagccctaatgtcggctaacaggaaaacgcttaactcagggattggagccctaatgtcggctagcagaaaaaatgctcagttcaggggttggagccctaatgctggctaacagaaaaacactcagttcagggattggagccctaatggtagctacaaaatgctcaactcagggattggagccctaatgtcggctaacaaaaaaatgctcagttcagggattggagccctaatgctggctaaatggaaaagtgctcaactcagggattggagccctaatgtcggctaacaggaaaaatgctcaactcagggattggagccctaatgctggctaacagcaaaacgctcaactcagggattggagacttaatgctggctaaatggaaaaacgctcaactcagggattggagccctaatgctggctaacaggaaaaacgctcaactcagggattggaaccctaattctggctaaatggaaaagctcTCAattcggggattggagccctaatgctggctaaaagcaaaacgctcaactcagggattggagccctaatgctggctaaatggaaaagcgctcaactcaaggattggagccctaatgctggctaaacaaacgctcaactcagggatttgagccctaatgttggctaacaggaaaagcgctcaactcagggattggatccctaatgttggctaaacaaacgctcaactcagggactgaagccctaatgctggctaacaaaaatgctcaactcagggactggagccctaatgttggctaacaaacgctcaactcagggattggagccctaatgctggctaaaggaaaaatgctcaactcagggattggagccctaatgctggccaaccaaaatgctcaactcagggattggagccctaatgtcggctaacaggaaaaacgCCGGGGATTCTAACTGACCctcttttttttagttttcttcttacttcttttttattattatttttgtttagtAAAATGTAAGAGAGAATTTTGGGGAAACTTCTCTTTTGGGTAGATTCCTTAttgcaaagctgtttcttgcattcacgtatttcctttctttttggccaacacctgcttcttgcacggttgctttggatcacacctatttcaattttccaaacaaagaacaattgtcagtttgaaaaatggtggttggttcggtgaccaTGATTGTTCCAATTGCCTTGTCACGTCCTTAttcctgttgagaaactctgtcattgattggattcacaggcaACACCCTTTTAAACTGTTCAGACTCGCATTCccggattttgtgatgatttgcccgtgtaaggctttagttcttccatcccattctgcttggggatttttaccgAGGTAgactcagtggggatttttattggggagattctgtggggatttgtacaaggcagactcgttggggattagctggggcagactctttgggggatttttacaaacggagactctgtggggatttttacaaagggagaccctgttgggatttgtacaaagggagaccctgtggggatttgtcggttttttTTTGGGTGTGGTGTGGCTTTACTTTGAAAGCAATCAGCATCATGATCAATCGGGATTGGACAGACGTACCATTGAAGTAGGgtattttctttacttcctaCTAAACGGAGCtccgtgaaaccggtcctgccacctttctttcCAACACATTCGGAATTTAGGGTTAAAACGAAAAGGATTTAAGGAAAGGGTAAACAAAGAGAGGAGAAAACGAATTTTAaaagagaagcgtccctttcAGGACAAGAAAAACTTATCTGAGGCAAACATGttgactttaaattgacatgacgtactttttggactggatgtccGACCTtcatgaacttgcatttcctcatgaaccaaaacAGATTTATATTCCCAAACCAGGGAACCTTGCCAAAcctttctgaggtggaatcatcttttcggccgacagcgccctttgtgggttttcgctagtcgacctctctcatttctctccttgttgtcgcttgatagcactctttgcgagtttttactaaaccagctctctcattttcgatttctctactcccgtcgcctcacggtgcccgaagattttcaccaacaagactctcattttatttctctcaatttagaATGTACCGGCTTCCCATCATGATCTTTCTTGGTTTCCCCTGCCTTTAGAAATTGATTCGAAGGACTTGTACTTGGTAAAAGAATTGTGGGTGAAATTACAACTTCGGAACCATTTGgtgtgccccagtttcaacttcagggtaaattggattttatttttggtgtgactgaaccccagagagaggctacctacgtatcctttcggaatcaagtcagacgtagttcaggctcaaTCAACGTTGGTTTTTTTTTTTCGGAGCATCAGGGATTTTTTGATTCTCAAACCTAAATGCAATGGCtaatcgcgtgggacttaacctttccaactttattttttttatatattttttttctttgtaggcctttcttttttgtcttctttcttcaattttagagcatttggggGTACCTTGGTTTCTTCGACTTTGCTGAGGCGATTAGCCATGTGAAGCTCAACCCTTTCAGCTTCAATTGTCTTTATAGGTGCTTTAATTCTATCTTCTCCTTCCAAGAGTGTTGATTCCTgagcatcggccgccatggccagtcgaggttgacttgatgcacctgctgagggcgggtgccttttgcacattagcgtgtatcaaacgaaagccctgtaaatcagttttgccatcctttctttgtcttggttttggaacagtgttagaccaaaagggattcaaagagaaacaaataattgaacggagaatgagtttaaaactagaagtatccctttcggggaaatgagagaaggacttatctggagtacatgcggacttcaatgaacatgacatgccttttggactggatgcctgatctgtgtaaaccgtctgactctcaaaaattcatcacaactttgccttgaataCTGAGGAACCTTGCTAGGACTCTGTTGATGCCGATGACTGTGAGGATCTTATTTTCGATCATGGGcaccctttgtgggttttcacgagctggaatttttcatttcatttcttaccatctccttatagtgtccgtgtgggttttcactaaAAAGATTCTCATTTGATTTcctctgcttaccgtcgccttacggtgcccgtgtgggttttcaccaataaatctctctcattttattcctctcattttgttgtatcagacccaaataactccatcctcccattttgaaccgctttgccgattgatcagaaggacttgaacaaggtttggggtgaaaagaatttggattgaactacaactttggaaccttttgggtgggatcattgccgaaccattataacttctgccccaatttcacctttgggggacttcttggatttttgtttttttttgggattttttgtttttctgatttgctttgtttttcacttcccttccttttttttcattttcattgtcttttccttttttgtatatatattttctcatttttccaattctttcttcttcttttttctttctttttcatttcaatttctttctttctttcttttttttcattttattttcaataatactttcaggttccaaagagggtaatcaaagaagagtaaccagctcaaatgggtttgcaaagggttgatagtgtttgggtagcgagaatgaaagccttcgtcatctcaaccggaaaatattagaactatatgtaggatccaacatagtaccttttgaatgcatttgcattgacagttatttcaagggcatttccttcgatgtgtcccaagtacaatgcACTCTTTTTGGTagtactcttgttgtaatgtatggacctttccaatttcggGAACCAATTTTtcttcagttgttccaactctttgtcttgtttccttaagctattcttcattgtgacccaattcttgattcattatttcaaggtCTTACAGAGttttaagatctgggcatgaagtccgcaagcatgtcatattattgaaatccgcatttaacagaactaaaagagaatgagaaaattgacaagatttaagaaaaaaGACATTCCggaaaaatgaaatatcaatttcatttgattttttttttgattttttttttgattttttttttcttttttttttgaag of the Nicotiana tabacum cultivar K326 chromosome 7, ASM71507v2, whole genome shotgun sequence genome contains:
- the LOC107832840 gene encoding glycine-rich protein 2 produces the protein MAEESGQRAKGTVKWFSDQKGFGFITPDDGGEDLFVHQSGIRSEGFRSLAEGETVEFEVESGGDGRTKAVDVTGPDGAAVQGGRGGGGGGGGRGGGGYGGGSGGYGGGGRGGSRGYGGGDGGYGGGGGYGGGSRYGGGGGGYGGGGGYGGGGSGGGSGCFKCGESGHFARDCSQSGGGGVGGRFGGGGGGGGGGGCYKCGEDGHFARECTSGGR